A section of the Pseudomonas prosekii genome encodes:
- a CDS encoding ABC transporter substrate-binding protein produces the protein MKMLPLRAAIAAALLSVAVGVSAKPLVVCTEASPEGFDMVQYTTAVTGDAVSETIFNRLVAFKPGTTEVIPALADSWDISDDGLTYTFHLRKGVKFHTTDYFKPTREMNADDVVWSFQRQLDPNHPWHKLSSVGFPYFESMGFKELLKSVEKVDDNTVTFTLTRREAPFLADVAMAFSSIYSAEYADQLLKANKTADLNNKPIGTGPFVFQRYAKDAQVRFKANPDYFLGKPPAEALILAIATDNNVRLQKLKANECQIALYPKPDDIPSIKKDPNLKVDEMNAMTVSYIAMNTQHKYMSDVRVRKAIDIAFDKAAYVNALFGKGNATVAVNPYPDTLLGYNHTLSNPPRDLDKARALLKEAGVPDGTVLTLFTRNGGGPTNPNPMLGAQMMQADLAKVGIKLDIRVMEWGEMLKRAKNGEHDMVSAGWAGDNGDPDNFLTPNLSCEAAKNGENYARWCNEKFQALIDDARAKVDPAERARLYEEAQVVFNQDQPWINMAHTRMFTAMRNNVEGYHISPLTTNNFATTQVK, from the coding sequence ATGAAAATGCTTCCCCTACGTGCGGCCATCGCTGCCGCGTTGCTGAGTGTCGCTGTTGGCGTCTCGGCCAAACCCTTGGTGGTCTGCACCGAAGCCAGTCCGGAAGGCTTCGATATGGTCCAGTACACAACTGCAGTCACGGGCGACGCAGTCTCCGAAACCATCTTCAACCGTCTGGTGGCGTTCAAGCCTGGCACCACTGAAGTGATTCCGGCACTGGCCGATTCGTGGGACATCAGCGATGACGGCCTGACGTACACGTTCCACCTGCGCAAAGGCGTCAAGTTTCACACCACCGATTATTTCAAGCCGACCCGCGAGATGAATGCCGACGATGTGGTCTGGAGTTTCCAGCGTCAGCTGGACCCGAATCACCCGTGGCACAAACTGTCGAGCGTGGGCTTCCCGTACTTTGAAAGCATGGGCTTCAAGGAACTGCTGAAAAGCGTGGAAAAAGTCGACGACAACACCGTCACCTTCACCTTGACCCGCCGCGAAGCACCGTTCCTCGCCGACGTCGCCATGGCGTTCTCCTCGATCTATTCCGCCGAATACGCCGACCAGTTGTTGAAAGCGAACAAAACCGCCGACCTCAACAACAAGCCGATCGGCACCGGCCCGTTTGTCTTCCAGCGTTACGCCAAGGACGCCCAGGTGCGCTTCAAGGCCAACCCGGATTACTTCCTCGGCAAGCCACCGGCTGAAGCGCTGATCCTGGCGATCGCCACCGACAACAACGTGCGCCTGCAAAAACTCAAGGCCAACGAGTGCCAGATCGCGCTGTATCCGAAACCGGATGACATCCCGAGCATCAAGAAAGACCCGAACCTGAAAGTCGATGAAATGAACGCGATGACCGTGTCGTACATCGCCATGAACACCCAGCACAAATACATGAGCGACGTGCGGGTGCGCAAAGCCATCGACATCGCGTTCGACAAGGCGGCTTACGTCAACGCGCTGTTCGGCAAAGGCAATGCGACCGTGGCGGTCAATCCGTACCCGGACACGTTGCTGGGCTACAACCACACGCTGAGCAACCCGCCACGCGACCTCGACAAGGCCCGCGCCCTGCTCAAGGAAGCCGGCGTGCCGGACGGCACCGTGCTGACCCTGTTCACCCGTAACGGCGGCGGCCCGACCAACCCGAACCCGATGCTCGGCGCGCAGATGATGCAGGCTGACCTGGCCAAGGTCGGGATCAAGCTCGACATCCGCGTGATGGAATGGGGCGAAATGCTCAAACGCGCGAAAAACGGCGAGCACGACATGGTTTCCGCCGGTTGGGCAGGTGACAACGGCGACCCGGATAACTTCCTCACGCCTAACCTGAGTTGCGAAGCGGCGAAGAATGGCGAAAATTACGCCCGTTGGTGCAACGAGAAATTCCAGGCGCTGATCGACGACGCACGCGCTAAAGTAGACCCGGCCGAACGGGCCAGGTTGTACGAAGAAGCCCAAGTGGTCTTTAACCAGGACCAACCTTGGATCAACATGGCCCACACCCGTATGTTTACCGCAATGCGCAACAACGTAGAGGGCTATCACATTAGCCCCCTCACCACGAATAACTTCGCCACCACTCAGGTGAAGTAA
- a CDS encoding peptide chain release factor 3, which produces MTKQAAEVAKRRTFAIISHPDAGKTTITEKLLLMGKAIAIAGTVKSRKSDRHATSDWMEMEKQRGISITTSVMQFPYRDHMINLLDTPGHEDFSEDTYRTLTAVDSALMVLDGGKGVEPRTIALMDVCRLRDTPIVSFINKLDRDIRDPIELLDEIEAVLKIKAAPITWPIGCYRDFKGVYHLADDYIIVYTAGHGHERTEVRIIEKLDSDEARAHLGDEYDRFVDQLELVQGACHEFNQQEFLDGQLTPVFFGTALGNFGVDHVLDAVVNWAPKPLARVANERTVEPIEEKFAGFVFKIQANMDPKHRDRIAFMRICSGKYEKGMKMRHVRTGKDVRIGDALTFFSSEREQLEEAFAGDIIGLHNHGTIQIGDTFTEGEVLGFTGIPHFAPELFRRVRLRDPLKSKQLRQGLQQLAEEGATQVFFPTRSNDIILGAVGVLQFDVVASRLKEEYKVECSYEPITVYSARWIDCSDKKKLEEFSVKAVENLAIDGGGHLTYLAPTRVNLALMEERWPDVKFRATREHH; this is translated from the coding sequence ATGACCAAACAGGCCGCCGAAGTCGCGAAACGCCGCACTTTCGCCATTATTTCCCACCCCGATGCCGGTAAAACCACCATTACCGAGAAGCTCTTGCTGATGGGCAAGGCGATTGCGATTGCGGGCACGGTGAAGTCACGCAAGTCCGACCGCCATGCCACCTCCGACTGGATGGAAATGGAAAAGCAGCGTGGTATTTCCATTACCACGTCGGTCATGCAGTTCCCGTATCGCGACCACATGATCAACCTGCTCGACACCCCGGGCCACGAAGACTTCTCCGAAGATACCTACCGCACCCTGACCGCGGTCGACTCGGCATTGATGGTCCTCGACGGCGGTAAAGGGGTCGAGCCACGCACCATCGCGCTGATGGACGTCTGCCGTCTGCGCGACACGCCGATTGTCAGCTTCATCAACAAACTCGACCGTGACATCCGCGACCCGATCGAACTGCTCGACGAAATCGAAGCGGTACTCAAGATCAAGGCTGCGCCGATCACCTGGCCGATCGGTTGCTACCGCGATTTCAAAGGCGTTTATCACCTCGCCGACGACTACATCATTGTCTACACCGCCGGCCACGGCCACGAGCGCACCGAAGTCAGAATCATCGAGAAGCTCGATTCCGACGAAGCGCGCGCGCATTTGGGCGATGAGTACGATCGCTTCGTCGATCAGCTGGAACTGGTGCAGGGCGCCTGTCACGAATTCAATCAACAGGAATTCCTCGACGGCCAACTGACCCCGGTGTTCTTCGGTACCGCTTTGGGCAACTTTGGTGTCGATCACGTGCTCGACGCCGTGGTCAATTGGGCGCCGAAGCCTCTGGCTCGTGTCGCCAACGAGCGCACCGTGGAGCCGATTGAAGAAAAATTCGCCGGTTTCGTGTTCAAGATCCAGGCGAACATGGACCCGAAACACCGCGACCGTATCGCGTTCATGCGGATCTGCTCGGGCAAGTACGAAAAAGGCATGAAGATGCGCCACGTGCGCACCGGCAAAGACGTGCGGATCGGCGATGCGCTGACGTTCTTCTCTTCCGAGCGTGAGCAACTGGAAGAAGCGTTTGCCGGCGACATTATCGGTTTGCACAACCACGGCACGATCCAGATCGGCGACACCTTCACCGAAGGCGAAGTCCTCGGTTTCACCGGCATCCCGCACTTCGCCCCGGAACTGTTCCGACGTGTACGTCTGCGCGATCCGCTGAAATCCAAACAACTGCGCCAAGGTTTGCAACAACTGGCCGAAGAGGGCGCAACGCAGGTGTTCTTCCCGACGCGCAGCAACGACATCATCCTCGGCGCCGTCGGTGTGCTGCAGTTCGATGTGGTCGCCAGCCGCTTGAAAGAGGAATACAAGGTCGAATGCTCCTACGAGCCGATCACCGTGTACTCCGCGCGCTGGATCGATTGCAGCGATAAGAAGAAGCTCGAAGAATTCAGCGTCAAGGCTGTGGAAAACCTGGCTATCGACGGCGGCGGTCACCTGACCTACCTGGCCCCGACCCGGGTCAACCTGGCACTGATGGAAGAGCGTTGGCCGGACGTGAAATTCCGTGCGACCCGTGAGCATCATTGA
- a CDS encoding glycine betaine ABC transporter substrate-binding protein, with the protein MKRLTLLLGCALLFAGFAQAAEKPLIRIGARVFTEQTLLAEITSQYLRTKGYDTQVTGGLGSNLARSAQESGQLDLLWEYTGVSLVAYNHITEKLDSAQSYAKVKELDAQKGLVWLSPSKFSNTYALALPDTTAKAYPQINTISELNTVMQAEAKTNHLVALDTEFANRSDGMAGMVELYGMNLTRKNTRQMDAGLVYTALRNGQVFAGLVYTTDGRLNAFKLKLLEDDKHYFPDYTAAPVVRQVYLDAHPKLAEELKPLAELFDDATMRALNARVDVDHESPSSVAADFLRQHPLN; encoded by the coding sequence ATGAAACGATTGACCTTGTTACTGGGCTGCGCCCTGCTGTTCGCAGGATTTGCCCAAGCCGCTGAAAAACCGCTGATCCGCATCGGCGCCCGGGTGTTCACCGAACAGACCCTGCTCGCTGAAATCACTTCGCAATACCTGCGCACCAAAGGCTACGACACCCAAGTGACCGGCGGTCTGGGCAGCAACCTCGCCCGCAGCGCTCAGGAAAGCGGCCAACTGGACCTGCTTTGGGAATACACCGGCGTGTCGCTGGTGGCGTACAACCACATCACTGAAAAGCTCGACAGCGCGCAGTCTTACGCGAAGGTGAAAGAGCTCGACGCGCAAAAAGGCCTGGTCTGGCTCAGCCCGTCGAAGTTCAGCAATACCTACGCCCTGGCATTGCCGGATACCACGGCCAAGGCTTATCCGCAGATCAACACCATCAGCGAATTGAACACGGTGATGCAGGCTGAGGCGAAGACCAACCACCTCGTCGCCCTCGACACCGAGTTTGCCAACCGTTCCGACGGCATGGCCGGCATGGTCGAGCTCTATGGCATGAACCTGACCCGGAAAAACACGCGCCAGATGGACGCGGGCCTGGTCTACACCGCGCTGCGTAATGGCCAGGTGTTTGCCGGGCTGGTCTACACCACTGACGGTCGCTTGAACGCTTTCAAACTCAAGCTGCTCGAAGACGACAAGCATTACTTCCCGGACTACACCGCCGCGCCAGTGGTGCGTCAGGTCTACCTCGACGCGCATCCCAAGTTGGCTGAAGAGCTCAAGCCGCTGGCCGAGCTGTTCGACGACGCGACCATGCGTGCGTTGAATGCGCGGGTCGATGTCGATCACGAAAGTCCGTCATCCGTTGCCGCAGATTTCCTGCGCCAGCATCCACTCAACTAA
- a CDS encoding nuclear transport factor 2 family protein: MDLSQTLLQLEQRLLSQTTRRDAEEISRLLADDFIEFGASGSVWNKADVVAQLPLQPFSQRSISEFTARQLSEDTALVTYRCHNIAIGQRSPANSLRSSIWRKQGEQWQMVFHQGTFAPQG, from the coding sequence ATGGATCTGTCGCAAACATTGCTACAACTTGAACAACGCCTCCTGTCACAGACTACCCGGCGCGATGCTGAAGAAATCTCACGCCTGCTCGCCGACGACTTCATCGAATTCGGCGCCAGCGGCAGCGTCTGGAATAAGGCCGACGTGGTTGCGCAATTACCGCTCCAGCCCTTCTCTCAACGCTCTATCAGCGAGTTCACAGCCAGGCAACTGTCGGAAGACACCGCCCTGGTGACTTACCGCTGTCACAACATCGCCATCGGCCAGCGCTCCCCCGCCAACAGCCTGCGCAGTTCGATCTGGCGCAAGCAGGGCGAGCAGTGGCAGATGGTTTTCCACCAGGGAACATTTGCCCCACAGGGCTGA
- a CDS encoding ABC transporter permease produces the protein MAIRYGKGLIGGAVVVALLALLVHWIGINTIEHYRDDLLFYLQAHLILVLASMLAALVVGIPAGIFLSRPTMVGRAERFMQIFNIGNTVPPLAVLAIALGILGIGSGPAIFALFLASLLPIVRNTYEGLKNVQGSLKEAAVGIGMTPNQVLWRVELPNAVPIIIGGVRVALAINVGTAPLAFLIGANSLGSLIFPGIALNNQPQLLLGAACTALLALLLDGLVTLTSRLWLERGLRAS, from the coding sequence GTGGCTATTCGCTATGGCAAGGGGCTTATTGGAGGTGCGGTTGTCGTCGCACTCCTGGCCCTGCTGGTCCATTGGATTGGCATCAACACGATCGAACATTACCGCGACGATTTGTTGTTTTACCTGCAAGCTCATCTGATTCTCGTCCTCGCTTCCATGCTGGCCGCCCTTGTAGTGGGCATTCCCGCCGGTATCTTCCTCAGCCGCCCGACCATGGTGGGCCGCGCTGAACGTTTCATGCAGATCTTCAACATCGGCAACACCGTGCCGCCTCTCGCCGTACTGGCCATCGCCCTGGGGATTCTGGGCATCGGCAGCGGTCCTGCGATCTTCGCCCTGTTCCTCGCCTCGCTGTTGCCGATCGTGCGCAACACCTATGAAGGCCTGAAAAACGTCCAGGGTTCCCTCAAGGAAGCCGCCGTCGGCATCGGCATGACGCCCAACCAAGTGTTGTGGCGAGTCGAATTGCCCAACGCCGTGCCGATCATCATCGGTGGCGTGCGCGTGGCCCTGGCGATCAACGTCGGCACCGCACCGTTGGCCTTCCTGATTGGCGCCAACAGCCTGGGCAGCCTGATTTTCCCTGGCATTGCCCTGAACAATCAGCCGCAACTGTTGCTCGGCGCGGCGTGCACCGCCCTGCTGGCCTTGCTGCTCGACGGTCTGGTGACACTCACCAGCCGCCTCTGGCTCGAACGCGGCCTGCGCGCGTCTTAA
- a CDS encoding OprD family porin, with amino-acid sequence MKLSSTAILALAISSITATAYAETQSQAFTPVTVKEKSAQSEATGFVEGQSVTGSTRNWYANEQFKRGTKLNYQKHGETRETDRRINWVQGTIIKYNSGFTQGTVGFSTEVAAYNAIALDRDRKDLASGNGGAPEPGRSGRGNNRTLTENGGDAVDQWSKLGLANVKARISNTTLTAGRQNFSSPQVDVIGNRPLPSSFEGVTLHSEELENLAFDIGTFDRNSPRTEQSQRKFRSEYGDGRAEADHVNTAGITYQPFASLTTSLWGTQAEDLWNQYYFGASHVLGDSSVLSLTTGLNYYKTVDEGKKLLGEIDNDTYSLSLGLTHQAHSLTFSYQEVNGNEYFDYLHETNGIYLANSLLSDFNGPNEKSFQIAYGLNMAEYGVPGLKFNIYQARGWGIDGTHYAGGGYDGVQAMDGENHYEYGIGAAYAVQSGPLKATAIRATYTAHRASENQADGSLNEFRLVTTIPFNVL; translated from the coding sequence ATGAAACTGAGCAGCACCGCGATATTAGCCTTGGCCATCAGCAGCATCACCGCCACGGCTTACGCAGAAACCCAGAGCCAGGCGTTCACGCCGGTTACCGTCAAAGAAAAAAGCGCCCAAAGCGAAGCCACCGGTTTCGTCGAAGGCCAATCCGTGACCGGTTCCACACGTAACTGGTATGCGAATGAGCAGTTCAAGCGGGGCACCAAGCTCAACTATCAGAAACATGGCGAGACCCGCGAGACTGATCGCCGGATCAACTGGGTGCAAGGCACGATCATCAAGTACAACTCGGGTTTCACCCAGGGCACTGTAGGTTTCAGCACCGAAGTGGCGGCTTACAATGCCATCGCCCTGGACCGTGATCGCAAGGACCTCGCGTCCGGCAATGGCGGTGCTCCGGAGCCAGGCCGGTCGGGTCGCGGCAACAACCGTACGCTGACCGAAAACGGCGGTGACGCGGTTGACCAGTGGAGCAAGCTGGGCCTGGCCAACGTCAAGGCACGCATCTCCAACACCACCTTGACCGCCGGTCGCCAGAACTTCAGCAGCCCGCAAGTCGACGTCATCGGCAACCGTCCACTGCCGTCGAGCTTCGAAGGGGTCACGCTGCACAGCGAAGAGCTGGAAAACCTGGCCTTCGACATCGGCACCTTCGATCGCAACTCGCCGCGTACCGAGCAGAGCCAGCGCAAGTTCCGCTCCGAATACGGTGACGGCCGCGCTGAAGCGGATCACGTCAACACCGCCGGTATCACTTATCAGCCGTTCGCCAGTCTGACCACCAGCCTGTGGGGCACCCAGGCTGAAGACCTGTGGAACCAGTACTATTTCGGCGCCAGCCACGTACTGGGCGACAGCTCGGTACTGAGCCTGACCACCGGCCTGAACTACTACAAGACCGTCGACGAAGGCAAAAAACTGCTGGGCGAGATCGACAACGACACCTACTCGCTGTCGCTTGGCCTGACTCACCAGGCTCACAGCCTGACCTTCTCGTACCAGGAAGTGAACGGTAACGAGTACTTCGATTACCTGCACGAAACCAACGGCATCTACCTGGCCAACTCCTTGCTGTCGGACTTCAACGGCCCGAACGAGAAATCCTTCCAGATCGCCTACGGCCTGAACATGGCTGAGTACGGCGTACCAGGCCTCAAGTTCAACATCTACCAGGCTCGCGGCTGGGGCATCGACGGTACTCACTACGCCGGTGGCGGCTACGATGGCGTCCAGGCAATGGACGGCGAAAACCACTACGAATACGGGATCGGCGCGGCCTATGCCGTGCAGAGCGGCCCACTCAAGGCCACCGCTATTCGCGCAACCTACACCGCGCACCGTGCCAGCGAAAACCAGGCGGATGGCAGCCTCAACGAGTTCCGTCTCGTGACCACCATCCCGTTCAACGTTCTGTAA
- a CDS encoding peptide ABC transporter ATP-binding protein, with translation MAVVLTARDLTRHYEVSRGLFKGHATVRALNGVSFELEAGKTLAVVGESGCGKSTLARALTLIEEPSSGSLKIAGQEVAGADKAQRKQLRKDVQMVFQSPYASLNPRQKVGDQLAEPLLINTNLSAAERREKVQAMMKQVGLRPEHYQRYPHMFSGGQRQRIALARAMMLQPKVLVADEPTSALDVSIQAQVLNLFMDLQQEFNTAYVFISHNLAVVQHVADDVMVMYLGRPVEMGPKNDIYERPLHPYTQALLSATPTIHPDPNKPKIKIVGELPNPLNPPSGCAFHKRCPYATERCSTEEPVLRLLDNRQVACHYAEQFLEKGAA, from the coding sequence ATGGCCGTCGTACTTACCGCCCGCGACCTGACCCGTCACTACGAAGTGTCCCGTGGTCTGTTCAAGGGCCACGCGACCGTGCGCGCGCTTAACGGCGTGTCGTTCGAACTGGAAGCCGGCAAGACCCTCGCCGTCGTCGGCGAATCGGGTTGCGGCAAATCGACCTTGGCCCGCGCGCTGACGCTGATCGAAGAGCCATCCTCGGGCTCGTTGAAAATCGCCGGCCAGGAAGTCGCCGGTGCCGACAAGGCGCAACGCAAGCAACTGCGCAAAGACGTGCAGATGGTGTTCCAGAGCCCGTACGCCTCGCTCAATCCTCGGCAGAAAGTCGGTGATCAACTCGCCGAGCCGCTGCTGATCAACACCAATCTTTCCGCCGCCGAACGCCGCGAAAAGGTCCAGGCGATGATGAAGCAGGTCGGCTTGCGTCCCGAGCATTACCAGCGTTATCCGCACATGTTCTCCGGCGGCCAGCGTCAGCGGATCGCCCTGGCGCGGGCGATGATGCTGCAACCGAAAGTGCTGGTGGCGGACGAACCGACCTCGGCGCTGGACGTGTCGATTCAGGCGCAGGTGCTGAACCTGTTCATGGATTTGCAGCAAGAGTTCAACACCGCATACGTGTTCATCTCGCACAACCTGGCGGTGGTGCAGCACGTTGCCGATGATGTGATGGTGATGTACCTCGGTCGCCCGGTGGAAATGGGCCCGAAGAACGACATCTACGAGCGTCCGCTGCACCCGTACACCCAGGCGCTGCTGTCGGCGACCCCGACTATTCACCCGGACCCGAACAAGCCGAAAATCAAGATCGTCGGCGAGTTGCCAAATCCGCTGAATCCGCCGTCGGGCTGCGCGTTCCACAAGCGTTGCCCGTATGCGACTGAGCGTTGCAGCACTGAAGAGCCGGTGTTGCGCTTGCTCGATAATCGTCAGGTGGCTTGCCACTACGCGGAGCAATTTCTGGAAAAAGGCGCGGCGTAA
- a CDS encoding ABC transporter permease subunit: MFSFIARRLGLLIPTFFGITLLTFALIRMIPGDPVEVMMGERRVDPEMHAQAMERLGLNKPLYAQYLDYIGKLAHGDLGESLRTRESVWTEFSSLFPATLELSMAALLFAGILGLLAGVIAALKRGSLFDHGVMGISLAGYSMPIFWWGLILIMFFSVSLGWTPVSGRIDLLYDIEPRTGFMLIDTLLADDVGAFLDALHHLILPAIVLGTIPLAVIARMTRSSMLEVLREDYIRTARAKGLSPSRVVFVHGLRNALIPVLTVVGLQVGTLLAGAVLTETIFSWPGIGKWLIEAIGARDYPVVQNGILLIACLVIVVNFVVDILYGFANPRIRHQR, encoded by the coding sequence ATGTTTAGTTTTATTGCCCGCCGACTGGGGTTGTTGATCCCCACGTTCTTCGGCATCACCTTGCTGACTTTCGCGTTGATTCGCATGATCCCTGGCGACCCCGTGGAAGTGATGATGGGCGAACGTCGGGTCGATCCCGAAATGCATGCCCAGGCAATGGAACGCCTTGGTCTGAACAAACCGCTGTATGCCCAATACCTGGACTACATCGGCAAGTTGGCCCACGGCGACCTTGGCGAATCGCTGCGTACCCGTGAAAGCGTCTGGACCGAGTTCAGCTCTCTATTCCCTGCGACCCTGGAACTGTCCATGGCCGCCCTGTTGTTCGCCGGCATCCTGGGCCTGTTGGCCGGGGTGATCGCGGCACTCAAACGAGGATCCCTGTTCGACCATGGGGTGATGGGCATCTCCCTGGCGGGATATTCGATGCCGATCTTCTGGTGGGGCCTGATCCTGATCATGTTCTTCTCCGTGTCACTGGGCTGGACGCCGGTGTCCGGGCGCATCGACCTGCTCTACGACATCGAGCCGCGCACCGGTTTCATGCTGATCGACACCTTGCTGGCGGATGACGTCGGCGCGTTCCTCGATGCGCTGCACCACTTGATCCTGCCCGCCATCGTGCTCGGCACTATCCCGCTGGCGGTGATCGCGCGGATGACCCGTTCGTCGATGCTCGAAGTGCTGCGTGAAGACTACATTCGCACCGCCCGCGCCAAAGGCCTGTCGCCGTCGCGCGTGGTATTCGTCCACGGCCTGCGCAACGCGCTGATTCCGGTGCTGACCGTGGTCGGCCTGCAAGTCGGCACATTGCTTGCCGGTGCGGTCCTGACCGAAACGATTTTCTCGTGGCCGGGCATCGGCAAGTGGCTGATCGAAGCCATTGGCGCCCGGGACTATCCAGTCGTGCAAAACGGCATCCTGCTAATCGCCTGCCTGGTGATTGTGGTCAATTTCGTAGTGGACATCCTCTACGGCTTTGCCAACCCACGCATTCGTCACCAGCGCTGA
- a CDS encoding ABC transporter ATP-binding protein, translating into MSLLEIKNLNVRFGDATAVPVVDGLDITVDKGEVLAIVGESGSGKSVTMMALMGLIEHPGIVTADALNFDGKNMLKLSNRQRRQIVGKDLAMVFQDPMTALNPSYTVGFQIEEVLRLHLKMSGKQARKRAIELLEKVEIPGAASRMDAYPHQLSGGMSQRVAIAMAIAGEPKLLIADEPTTALDVTIQAQIMDLLLALQKEQNMGLVLITHDLAVVAETAQRVCVMYAGQAVEVGQVPQLFDIPAHPYSEALLKAIPEHSLGATRLATLPGIVPGRYDRPQGCLLSPRCPYVQENCRTQRPALDPKSNSLARCFYPLNQEVA; encoded by the coding sequence ATGTCACTGTTAGAAATCAAGAATCTCAACGTTCGTTTCGGCGACGCGACTGCCGTGCCGGTAGTCGATGGCCTCGACATTACCGTGGACAAGGGCGAAGTCCTGGCCATCGTTGGCGAGTCGGGTTCGGGTAAATCCGTGACCATGATGGCGCTGATGGGCCTGATCGAGCACCCGGGGATCGTCACCGCCGACGCGCTGAATTTCGACGGCAAAAACATGCTCAAGCTGAGCAATCGTCAGCGTCGGCAAATCGTCGGCAAAGACTTGGCTATGGTGTTCCAGGACCCGATGACGGCGTTAAACCCGAGCTACACCGTCGGTTTCCAGATCGAAGAAGTGCTGCGCCTGCACCTGAAAATGTCCGGCAAGCAAGCGCGCAAGCGTGCCATCGAGCTGTTGGAAAAAGTTGAAATCCCGGGCGCCGCCAGCCGTATGGACGCCTACCCGCACCAACTGTCGGGCGGTATGAGCCAGCGTGTGGCAATCGCCATGGCAATTGCCGGCGAACCGAAACTGCTGATCGCCGACGAACCGACCACCGCGCTCGACGTGACGATTCAGGCGCAAATCATGGACCTGCTCCTGGCGTTGCAGAAAGAGCAGAACATGGGCCTGGTGCTGATCACGCACGACCTCGCGGTCGTCGCCGAAACCGCTCAGCGCGTGTGCGTGATGTACGCCGGGCAAGCGGTGGAAGTCGGGCAAGTGCCGCAACTGTTCGACATTCCGGCGCACCCGTACAGCGAAGCGCTGCTCAAGGCGATTCCGGAACACAGCCTCGGCGCCACGCGTCTGGCGACGTTGCCGGGCATCGTCCCGGGTCGCTATGACCGTCCGCAAGGTTGCCTGCTGTCGCCGCGCTGCCCGTACGTGCAGGAAAACTGCCGCACCCAGCGCCCGGCCCTTGACCCGAAAAGCAACAGCCTCGCCCGCTGCTTCTACCCGCTGAACCAGGAGGTGGCGTAA
- a CDS encoding ABC transporter permease subunit, which yields MTTPAATSNQAVTVDQSLLYPSPYKEFWHAFSRNKGAVAGLLFMILIVFCALFAPWVAPHDPSEQYRDFLLTPPAWLEGGQLQFLLGTDELGRDLLSRLIQGSRLSLLIGLSSVVMSLIPGILLGLFAGFFPRLLGPTIMRLMDIMLALPSLLLAVAIVAILGPGLINTVIAIAVVSLPSYVRLTRAAVMGELNRDYVTAARLAGAGLPRLMFITVLPNCMAPLIVQATLSFSSAILDAAALGFLGLGVQPPTPEWGTMLASARDYIERAWWVVSLPGLTILLSVLAINLMGDGLRDALDPKLKNAA from the coding sequence ATGACCACTCCAGCTGCAACTTCAAATCAAGCGGTAACAGTCGATCAAAGCCTGCTGTACCCGTCGCCGTACAAAGAATTCTGGCACGCCTTTTCGCGCAACAAAGGGGCGGTCGCCGGCCTGCTGTTCATGATCCTGATCGTGTTCTGCGCGCTGTTCGCACCATGGGTCGCGCCGCATGACCCGAGCGAGCAATACCGCGATTTCCTGCTGACCCCGCCAGCCTGGCTGGAGGGTGGGCAACTGCAATTTCTGCTCGGCACCGATGAACTGGGTCGCGACTTGCTCTCGCGTCTGATCCAGGGTTCGCGCCTGTCGTTGCTGATCGGCTTGTCGTCGGTGGTGATGTCGCTGATTCCGGGGATCCTGCTGGGTCTGTTCGCCGGTTTCTTCCCACGCCTGCTCGGCCCGACCATCATGCGTCTGATGGACATCATGCTGGCCCTGCCGTCGCTGCTGCTGGCCGTGGCGATTGTCGCCATCCTCGGCCCTGGCCTGATCAACACCGTGATCGCAATCGCCGTGGTGTCCCTGCCGTCCTACGTACGTCTGACCCGCGCAGCGGTGATGGGCGAACTGAACCGCGACTACGTGACCGCCGCGCGCCTGGCCGGTGCCGGCCTGCCACGCCTGATGTTCATCACCGTGCTGCCGAACTGCATGGCGCCGCTGATCGTTCAGGCCACTTTGAGCTTCTCCTCGGCGATTCTCGATGCCGCTGCACTGGGCTTCCTCGGTCTTGGCGTACAACCGCCAACCCCTGAGTGGGGCACGATGCTGGCTTCGGCTCGCGACTACATCGAACGCGCCTGGTGGGTGGTAAGTCTGCCTGGTTTGACCATTTTGCTCAGCGTGCTGGCAATCAACTTGATGGGTGACGGCCTGCGCGATGCGCTGGACCCGAAACTCAAGAACGCCGCCTGA